A window of Hordeum vulgare subsp. vulgare chromosome 5H, MorexV3_pseudomolecules_assembly, whole genome shotgun sequence genomic DNA:
TCGCTCCCAAGAGTCGAGTCGACCCTGGCAGCGCGACTTGTTGACTAGTCTACGACTAGTCGTGCGACTCAAAAACAGAGCTAAGCACTATGCAAGGGGTTCAAACCTGCTTAATATAGCAACTGTGTTCCAGAGAGTGGCGAAACTTCCACTTAATTTTACTAGTAAATTTAGTTCATGTCCTTGCATATACTAACAGAAGGTCGAAAGCCTTTTTTCTAGTTCAAACACATCAATCTGCAGAAAATGGTTAATAGAAACGCCCAAGGTTATCTTCAGTTGAGTCTTATCATCCGTGTCTTCCGTTTTTAGATTTCTTACCCAGAAGTTCTCCAATACTTGAGGTTTGCGAAGAAGATGGACTTAATTTGCTTTTCATAAGGGGGGATTCTATAAGCCTTGTCTTTGTTATATATTCATTGCACATGCTTACTAATTTCTTACCAAGTACAATTTTTTTGACATTTTTTGTAGCATGGAATTCCACGTGTTTCCACTGAAAAGTGAAAACGTTTTTGGTAGAATTGCCCATTTTTTGTGAGAGAAAGAACTATATTTGCTGAAAGGAGCAACAAATAGAATGTTACTCCTTccattccaaaataagtgtcgttgaACTGAAATCACGACATTTATtttggaaaggagggagtagttaagAACAGTTCTTTTGGCATCAAAGTAGCTATGTCCTGCCATTTGTTTTCACCGTGTATACTAGCTTTTATGTGTGCTTAACTGCTTATCATCTGAATATTGTATGCCCAACTTTTCTCTCCCTACTGCTTGAGGGATCTAATTGCTTTATTGGTATTGCTCTACAACTTGTGTGAATGAAGCTTAACATCCACTAATTTCAGTTTGGACATGATATGAATATGAATAACTAATTTCAAATGTTAAATTCTTGATTGACTACAGGTTGGTGCCCATGGCACTGGTGCGAGATTGCCTCCAATTGATGAGCAGGTTATTAGCATGAAACTGGTTACTCCTGCCAAAGGAACAATAGAGTTATCAAGGGAGAAAGATCCTGATTTGTTTTATCTTGCCCGCTGTGGACTTGGTGGCCTAGGAGTCGTTGCAGAAGTTACTCTTCAGTGTGTAGAAAGACACCAACTTGTTGAGTATACTTTTGTTTCTAATGCAGATGAAATCAAGAAAAACCACCAGTAATGCTACACTTCTCAGTTGATTAGTCTGTACAGTTCTAGCATCTTTTACTAGAGGAATGTCTAACTTCCTTGCTTTTCTGCCCTTTTCAGGAAATGGCTTTCTGAAAACAAACATATCAAGTACTTGTGGATTCCATATACTGATACAGTTGTCGTTGTCCAATGTAATCCTCCTTCAAGATGGAAAACTCCAAAGTTGACATCAAAATATGGAAAGGATGAAGCCCTGCAGCATGTCCGCGACCTTTACCGAGAGTCATTGAAGAAATATAGGTGCAAACTCTTGGCGTGGTTCGATATATAAGTTGCACTGCTTCCTTGATTTTCTGTATAGAAACTTCATCATAACTCTTTCTAGGTTAACAGGAGAGCACATTACAAATACTCTTGCACTTTTACCATGTGTGCACTTGACTACTAACAAACTTCACTTAGATTTCATGCAGATATTCTTTGTACCTGATTATCTGAATGAATCGGCTAAATATTCCCTTGGTTAGAAACTGAAATGGTAGGAGCAAGTGATTTTACTCTGGCTACCAACTGGCCATGGTGTTTTTAGCTTGCTCATACATGTTTTAGTCTGAATTTGACCTTTCCAGCTTGAGATCCTTGTCACTTTGTTCTGTCTCGTTCAGAAAGGCATGGGGGGCCAtgatgtttgtaggaaaagttgcGTATGTCATAAGTTGTACAATAAGTGTCAGGTAGGACCTTTTTGTGTCTGCTTGTTAGGCATTCAGTTGTGCTACCATGAAATGATAGACAATGGTAGACAAATTGGAGGTGTATGCAGCCAAGTAAAATACTGAATATATGTTAGGACCACTTGCAGCTTCACTCAAAGGAGTCAATTTTGAATTCATGCGCACTAAATGTCTAGCTTTACTCAGGAATAGCAGATTTTTGTTTTGGTTTCGTTTCTAGCTTATGCCACCTTATAGATGTTTTTCAGAACTGAAGCCGACAGTAAAGACCCAGCGATAGATCAACTTTCATTTACTGAATTGAGGGATCAATTGCTTGCCCTTGATCCTTTGGATAAAGATCATGTGATCAGAATTAATAAAGCAGAAGCAGAGTATTGGAAGAAGTCTGAGGGATATCGCATGGGCTGGAGTGATGAAATACTAGGTTTTGATTGTGGTGGTCAGCAGTGGGTTTCTGAAACCTGCTTCCCTACAGGAACTCTAGCAAAGCCAAACATGAAGGATTTATATTATATGGAGGAGTTGCTACAGTTGATTAAGAAGGAAGATATACCTGCACCTGCACCTATTGAGCAGCGTTGGACTGCTCGCAGCAGGAGCCCCATGAGTCCAGCATCAAGCTCTGAAgaagatgacatattttcatggGTAACTTGTTCTTCTGCCACATTTTATTGTTGTTTTAATTAACGTTGCTGTTGTCAtcattcacctaaagcttttttgTACTCGCAACAAATTTGTCCGCACCTCTCTTGTATGCGGGGGATCATATCTGTTGCAGATTGCTTCAAAATCAGGCATCTGAGTTACAAAAGTTCTGAAGTTATATCGGATTCACAGGAGGGCATGTTCTATTTCCATGCAAAAATTTAAGATTAGACTCAGTTCAGATTTGTAAGATACCAAAAAGGCAAATGCTTACCGAGTTACTGAACAATACACTGTCACTGTTCCAGAagtatttttctcttgttgacCCAAATGAGATTTGGGTTTATCTTAATTTTGTGTAGAAATGTAGAGCATGTTCTATTCTATATTTGGTAATTCTTTTCGGATATTTTAAACTTTCATCATGGTTTTCACACATTCGCAGAATCTATTCTAATTTTTAGAGGACATTTCCCCTGTATAGCTCAGTTCAAAGTGTGATGTTTGATAATTACTCCCCCCCGTCTCAAAATAGTGtcaaaaaacgtcttatattttgaGACAGGGgtactacctccgtcacggtttagaaggcacagttaaatttatgtgcatttccataatagacaaggtttaaggcacaTTGCATTTACTTCTAACAGCTAATTAGTacttgtactacttctatatgcatgcgtagtgtgaatgctattttctaCGACATCTTACAGCCAAACAATAACCACCTAGATTCCAGAGAATTTTCAAGCacaccttctaaaccgtgacggagggagtagtagtttaCAAGCCGATGAAAAAGCTTTGCTATTTTCAACATTATGTCATATGTACTTCATAGATAGCAACCATACCTACATAAATCAGTATGCATAGGTGTCAGTATCGGTAATAAACTAATAATAGTCATGGAAGAACTTTGCTTCATGCTACTTAGTCGAATACATAGAAAACGTTCTCTTCACtatcattgttgaggaaatcgtaaACTGGTAGCTGCTTGGTTGGTTGGCAAGTAGGGGATTAATAggctaatcggcaagttaatcCATTAATCGGACGATTTACCAGTTTATCGgccacttggtgaccttgcgagtagggattaatcggcaagttaactggttaatcggatgaattcttgaacaggGTGCATTGTAGATGAAACTGGCAATACTCAGTGTTAAGCATGTAACAAGGTTTTATGCAGTTTTTACCATGTTTCAACTTTTGGTTTACTTTCTTTGTTAGTCCTCTTAAAATACTTAAAGTGCTAATGTAATGCAGGTTGGTATAATAATGTATTTACCAACATCGAATCCTCGCCAAAGGAAGGATATTACCGAGGAGTTCTTCAACTACAGAAGTCTGACGCAAACTAGTCTGTGGGATGATTATTCTGCATATGAACACTGGGCCAAAATTGAGGTACCAACCTTTACTATCACATGCAAGATTTGCACGTACTACTGCTTGGTGTTTGTTACTCCCTTCATTTTtttatacaaggccacaaacccaTATTACAGGTATCAAGGTAAAAATTAATGGCAACTTAAGCCAATGCTGCAAGCTAGTCTTTTCTCCTCGCTTGACGTGGTGGAAGATCAGCATCATACCTGTTCATTCCAACATAATCATCTCTTCTCTTGCAGGCATAGCAGTGGCCCGCTAAACTGTCTTGCAAGCGTTATTGACAAAATGGTTTGCTTCCTAACGAATTATTTCCGATTCTTCTCAGGTTCCAAAGGACAAGGATGAACTTGCTGAACTGCAGGCTAGGTTGCGGAAACGTTTCCCCATTGACGTGTATAACAAGGCACGCATGGAGCTGGACCCTAACAAGGTTCTCTCCAGTGCCAAGTTAGAGAAGTTGTTCCCAGGAATGCAGACTGTCCAACATGCAAAGTAAACGCGTTCTGATTGATGGCATGCTGAAGGCACAGAGCTTTATCATAATGTGTATCTTCTCTTTTTTGCCCTCTGGAGAAATTTACTCTTCAAGTTGGATTCTGTCGTTGGTGTTGGATCAGAAGTCaaaactatcatgatgatgtgctgGTGGCTTCTGAGTTAATTTCTTTGTAGAACTTGCTCGGTTGGTAGAGGTAGTTTTTAGTGCTTGTTGCAGGAGGATTCCTTTGGTTCATGACTAAAGAATCTATGCTTATCTATGGTACTATATATCATCCTCTGTTGAAATAAATTCTGAGAAAGAAGAACAAATTGGTTCGGTTCAGTGTGCAGCTGGATAATTTCTTTTTAAACCAAAATTTAACCGAATCATTGTGTTGTGATTGCGCAATCGTACTGAGCCACTATGGTTGGCTGTGTTTGGCATTGCTGTGGATTTTCATAATCTTGTTTGCCTTAGGGAAGAAGATCCCTATTTTAGTGTTTGATTGATCTGCTTTTTCTTATCCCACCCTTCAAATTTTAGAGTATAAAATAAGCGCATGAGAGAGATTTAACAAGTACAAACTGAGCCATAAAGATTTTTTTTAACATTTCACATGGGGGGTGGGgacgaggagggggagaagaatgcCCACatgattatttatttttattgaaagaaaatgaTCCAGTTTACGTGGGAAAACAAGTTGAAAACTGTGATACGGTAAGGAAGATTGGATTGAAAATCTTGATCTAGTTTACAACATAACGCAAGGTCCAACAATCTAAAACAGAAGGGTGGTTGAGTAGAGCAGCACAGTTTATGCATAACAATGTGCAAGGCAACACTAACAAGACAAGAAGATGGCAAACTCAGAGGTTGCCGCGATAGCAcacgagcaacaacaacaacatcgagacCACAAACTGAGAGGTCGTCGCGATAGCGCACGAGCAGCAGCAACATCGAAACCACTGACAAGGCACCATTAGGGGGCTACACCATTGTCAATCCCTAGCCATCGAGCATCCAATTTTACGATAGCCTTGTGCGTGGCGAATGAGTATGCCGAATAGGAAGCCGCTGGCTCACCGAACATGCACGGAGTGATAAGGGGTTGCCCAATCTTCTCAATGAGCCGATGGTGAACTTGTTGGATAATTTGTGAGACGCTCTCGAACTCTCGGGTTGTTCCCCCGTTCGCCGCCGACCACAAAGCGGTTCTGCAATCTTCCAATTTATAGTGAAACAACATATAACACTTGACTTTCAGTCGTAAAAATCCAGATCGATGCAAACTCAGAGCGGGGTAAATATTCACGATCCATGCAAAGAGTTGTAGCAATTCGTTCTGGTTCTAAGTTTTAACT
This region includes:
- the LOC123452547 gene encoding L-galactono-1,4-lactone dehydrogenase 2, mitochondrial isoform X1; the protein is MRHLLLSRLLRRASSPSQPHHNLQLIRALSSSSPLPASDTDLRKYAGYALLVLGCGAATYYSFPFPPDALHKKAVPFKYAPLPDDLHTVSNWSGTHEVHTRVLLQPDSIPALEDALATAHRERRRLRPLGSGLSPNGLALSRAGMVNLALMDKVLDVDVKKKTVTVQAGIRVAELVDALREHGLTLQNFASIREQQVGGIIQVGAHGTGARLPPIDEQVISMKLVTPAKGTIELSREKDPDLFYLARCGLGGLGVVAEVTLQCVERHQLVEYTFVSNADEIKKNHQKWLSENKHIKYLWIPYTDTVVVVQCNPPSRWKTPKLTSKYGKDEALQHVRDLYRESLKKYRTEADSKDPAIDQLSFTELRDQLLALDPLDKDHVIRINKAEAEYWKKSEGYRMGWSDEILGFDCGGQQWVSETCFPTGTLAKPNMKDLYYMEELLQLIKKEDIPAPAPIEQRWTARSRSPMSPASSSEEDDIFSWVGIIMYLPTSNPRQRKDITEEFFNYRSLTQTSLWDDYSAYEHWAKIEVSRFQRTRMNLLNCRLGCGNVSPLTCITRHAWSWTLTRFSPVPS
- the LOC123452547 gene encoding L-galactono-1,4-lactone dehydrogenase 2, mitochondrial isoform X2, whose product is MRHLLLSRLLRRASSPSQPHHNLQLIRALSSSSPLPASDTDLRKYAGYALLVLGCGAATYYSFPFPPDALHKKAVPFKYAPLPDDLHTVSNWSGTHEVHTRVLLQPDSIPALEDALATAHRERRRLRPLGSGLSPNGLALSRAGMVNLALMDKVLDVDVKKKTVTVQAGIRVAELVDALREHGLTLQNFASIREQQVGGIIQVGAHGTGARLPPIDEQVISMKLVTPAKGTIELSREKDPDLFYLARCGLGGLGVVAEVTLQCVERHQLVEYTFVSNADEIKKNHQKWLSENKHIKYLWIPYTDTVVVVQCNPPSRWKTPKLTSKYGKDEALQHVRDLYRESLKKYRTEADSKDPAIDQLSFTELRDQLLALDPLDKDHVIRINKAEAEYWKKSEGYRMGWSDEILGFDCGGQQWVSETCFPTGTLAKPNMKDLYYMEELLQLIKKEDIPAPAPIEQRWTARSRSPMSPASSSEEDDIFSWVGIIMYLPTSNPRQRKDITEEFFNYRSLTQTSLWDDYSAYEHWAKIEVPKDKDELAELQARLRKRFPIDVYNKARMELDPNKVLSSAKLEKLFPGMQTVQHAK